The region GTTGTTGGGCCAGACTCATACGGGATTACGGCATATGACAAAATCAGTTCACAAAACTGTCGTGTACAACCTCCATGACTCCAACACAAAATGAGTTCAAAcgaaccacaaaaaaaaaaagaggccatcAAATCATTAGCACCGCTACAGTGAAAGTGCTTCGTGACAAAGGAAATATGTACTGACACAGGATTTCGCCCTTCTGCATTGGAAAACAGTCgtattttttatgtctttatgtctTTTTGACAAGCGTACATTAAAGgcactgttgtttttgttaagcCTTTGTTAAACGGTGTTTTCAGAACTGCAGAAGTGccattcttttctttgtgaCACACTCAGGGCATAAAAAATCATTCATCTGAAGCGAACACGAGTACAAagacctcttcttcttcttcactgcCCGGCAAGTCTTGCCTGTGTGTCCACTGAGAGAGGCCACCAGCGCCCAAACAAACTGCCATCCTTCCCTTAAAAGGACTTCTTTTCTCTAACATTAACAACATGAGCTGGGGCTCAGGGCAGCGGCACATTGCTGAATGGGTCTGTGGGTAACAACAATTCAATCGCACACTCCATGTCAACGcacagataacacacagaaGCAATCTGTGTAAAATCGCACGGTCCGAGAGTCCGAGACAGTTGAGGATCTCCAGGAGTTTTTCTGAGGTCTGAGGTcgtttatccctctctctccctctctctccctctctctccgtacAGAGCGCTCTGTTTGCCAGAAGAATCCCATTTTAGCTTGGCAGGTCTGCAGCCATCTCTCCATCCTGCTTTTCAAACAGTCATACTGCACAATTACCATAATTACTGCATCCATCATGAGAACTCTCTAATCACTGTCACCTCAACCACcatttggggggaggggggaggggggggggtgcatctGTAAGACATATTCATCCTTTAGATAGTCAACATGAAATGCACTGGAGAGGGTTTTAAGCTATGTGAAACAGAATTTCTCTTTACTGATATACATTCTGAATGGACTCTTCAGTGACCCTGGTTTCATTACTGAGAGCTTCTGTACAAATGAAGGAAACACTCCTTGTCGATCAAGCTACTCGTTCGTTTAAAGACCGTCTCTTGGTTTCGGACGGCAGTGAGAGCGTTCAAAAATTTAATCTCTAGAAACGCTGAAAGTGGCTCCTGACTGATGGTTAAGAAATGGAGAGCCAATGGGGAACAGCATCTGTTTCCAAAATAGCAGCAGGGTACAGAAAATAGGTGAGCTTCAGTTAAAAGTACACGCCAGCGTAGGTACACGACCCTTACCACCTCACAGGAAACCAgtcagaggaaacaaacaaacaggacactTACTAAACCAAGGTTATTCAGCCCAGGGCTCAAATAACAAATGTAAGATAAGACTCAAAAGTATTCATTTACACTGTATTCCACTAGTATGagctgactgaaaaaaaaaaaacacagctagTGGAAAGTGACGATAAAGCCGTCGTGTTACTTCTTAGGCTATAACTATAGAGGCAGTAATTTTGAAATCACATCTCCCattcaaacagaagaaaaatctCTCCGGAAAGATCCTCGGcatcctttgttttttctcttcactgaaatCCTAAAAACTGCCCATCTCTCCAAACTCAGAAATCTCTTCTGTCGTTTCCCATGCAATCAACACTAATCCACTGGGAcaaatgaagagatgaagagTAAAAAATAGTTAGGCTCCGTCATGTTGTTTCCATGGTcccaaaccacacaaacaatcCATAGAAGGGACCACGCCTGCCCAAGCACCCCAAAAATGTTCAGCACACCCCATTCTGCTTCCCTAACCTCAAGCTCTACACGGCATTAAAACATGGTTCCAATTTTATTGGCCCAATTAGTTGAGGGATTCTTCTGTAAGACTTAACCAATCCCAGCTGTGAGGAGACCATGCAGGAGATcccagatccccccccccccccctcctccaaacCAACCCCATCCTATAACAGGCCTGGTCCTGCACATCCGCAAACCCTTCATACCCACACCACTGTTTGAAGGAGCACAGCAGAACTGCAGGGGCAGTCTGTGGAGCAGTGAGGCCCAAACACCAACTGCAACATCCAGGACCAGAACAAGAACACCAGAACACTGAGTACAGAAGAACAGAGCTATATAGCAGGGAGGAGACTTGTGTTGTTTAAAAAGGGGTTACTTAACTTCTCTcagatttctaaaaaaaaaaaaaacaacaacaattaatGCCATGCTTATGTTTCACGTTAATCCTGAGAGTAATTAGTTTCTTAATGTTGTGGAGAATGGCACTTATTGCAGACTAGAAGCATTAGTCTGGGGGAGAAAGATTCCCAGTTCTCACCAATCACTGACTTTCAtatgtctctcttctcttttttttgcctgtttctctcactttatttctctctcagctgagcTCTGAGTGTGTTAAGCTAAATGATGCTTAGCGAGGGTCTAGGGGgcctgtgtttgtgaatgtggttattgaaaagtgtgtgtgtgtggttgtctggtgtgtctgtcctataacacagacattaagGACATACTGGCAGCAAAAACACCATGTCCCTGAGGTAGGGTCAGTATGTTTCAAACAGGGACAGACGTTATATTCAACCACCGACTATAGACCCACTATCTTTAAGTAAACACAGCGTGCTTGGCTGACAGTGGTTCACCATTCATCCTGTATGTTTATTTGGTTACAAAAGGAGAATGCAGTGGTATATGTGAATTACAACAGGAAGAGATTTCAgtaagagagaaacaaaacgcCAACTAACTGATTAGAAATCAATGTTATtccactgtttaaaaaaaaaaaaaaaggaggcaggGGTAAATGCTCTTTCCTCAGGAAGACAGAACGGAATCCCTGAGAAACTGCCAACgtttacaaaaggaaaaaagtaaaatggaAAATCTTACTCAGGGGGCCACTCGCATGTTCAGTTTAAAATATCACATGCATTTTAATTCAAGCCTCTGTTCTAAAAGCCAATCGTCTAAATATTTAAAGGCTGCAGGGAACAGAAAGAATCGCAAATAGCTTTCAGCTATTGAGTTTGACCAGGAAAGTCCTCAATCCAACTGCCTCAGAGTAAGCTCTCACCAGGGTAAAACAGCAAGGGACACTAAAGGCAGGAATGGTACCGTCTACACGGAGTGCAACTTTAAGGTCAAtgattcaaaaagaaaaatgtctgttgTTAAAAGTCTGTGTGGACCTAGtcaaacaaaaactgacaaCAAATGATGACAGGCTAACAGATTTAACCATTCACAACCTCCAGACCTTGAAGTATGGCgtcatgtttcttttcttacattcaaaacaaagcGTATAGATTATCATCGATTTTAAAACATGGCCATGTTCACTGGAACATAAACAGTGCGACAGACTGGAGGACACATGTAGACATATGTTGACAGATGACCTgagcgcatacacacagacacagtttttatttatatatatatatatatatatatatatatatatatatatatatatatatatatatataaactggGATAAAAGACAGTGCAGCTCAAAGAACCAAAGTCTGCTTTGAGTGGGTCGTGTCGTGAACAAGTCACCAttaaacgaaaaagaaaaagtgaaatttGACAGAGGACCGTCGGCATTAGACTTCTGAGGCCGTAATCTCAGAGGGAGCATTCTGTTTCGACTTATCTAACAGCCCACTGGACATAACTATGCATTATGGTCTGAACACGAGTTGCGCCCACACAAAAACTTCAAATGCCAGGAGGAAGAGAGCATAATCATTCAGAAGATGCACACACTCTGCCAGCATCCTTTCTGTGGGTGGTAGAGAATGGGATAATAGGAACAACAGGtgtccacaaacacaaaagttgGCTTTGTGTAACGCACGCAAGCCTCTGCGAGGGAAGCACAGCCAGGCTGACTGCTGAGGTAATAATTTCATCTGTGTCCATCAAATAAAGAGACGAATAAAGGAGCGTTAAGGAGTGGTCTTTTTAAACTGGTGAGCCATTTAGTTCTTTATAAGTAGTCTGTGCCACTACCctcctgtttgtttgactttttaagtgtgttgtttttaaggGTTAGTCTGAAACTCTGAGATAACCGTGCTGACTTCAAGTGCAAGCACAAACGCACATtaacaacacacatttttagtCAAGTCATTCAAATGAGTTAGACATAATACCTGCCAATGGCGACTCCAACCTTACTGAGAACAAAACTACCACGAGTGAGCATTGACCAGAGGACTTAAAGGCGGTGCTTGAAATCTTGCAGATATATGTTGCTGTCATCCTTGTATCAGACACCAGTGCCACTGGCGCGACTACACACAACAAACCGTCAAACATTATAGATTTTGCTGCGTCCGTAATAACTGTTGTAGACCGTTAATGTTGACTTATGTTCAAATATAGGTGTTATAATTTGTCTAAGTAGAGACAAACAAGCTTCGAAATAACTGAGAGCCAGATTCATGTCGGCCAGTGCAATTCAAAAGTAAAGACCTTTCATGGGGGTATGTACGATACCGAAAACTCTATGCGTCAGCGTTAAGGGGGTAAACAACCAGTCCAACACTTTGCTGCACATCAAGCGGTGCTTCATTGTAAGTTCAGACATATTTAACAACGACACCTACACAAATATATCGCTTTGAAGCACTTGCATAAACAGTGAAGTAACAATTTTCCGGGTCAAGTAGTTTGACAAGAAGAATGAGTaccaataaaaacagaaacaaaagtttTTGAGATGCTCGATGTATAAAATGTAGACTATGTTGTAATGCACTTAAGTACACCGGTATAGAGAAAGCAGTAAGGCTAGCTTAGCAAAAAGCAGACTATTGAACGCACCGCTTAGCTCGCTCGTTCACAACAGAACTAACGTTACGCTCTGAAACGCTAGGGAGCTGGACCTGTTTAATTACAAACAAATGAGGTTATCAAATATTAACTTATATAAGTTAGCTAGGTACGGTCTATGAGCAATGTTATCTCTTACTATATCTACTATGTAAGAAGTCCAGCAGTCCTTGGGGGGAACAGAATACTAACAAGTACCTCGCTAATTCTTATGTACTAGCTCGGCCAAAGTGGCGAAAGCACTAACGCCAGCTAACATTATTCCCCCCGCACACTTCTTCAAGTCCAGGCGATATTGAACGCTGCCAACGAGTCAGTATGCGCGGACATCCATTTTTCGTGAACTTAATGTATTACCTGAATGTAGTTACTTTCGCAGTACTCAGCAACTCTCTCAAGATTTGTAAAACTATCCAGCAGTGCTCTCCGTCCTGCAGGAATTTCTTCTTCCAAGAGCATCTGCAACTCCGCCATCTTTACATCtttcacacactgatgcacGAGCGCTCTCTTGCACAGGAAGCGGTAGGAAACACAGTTTTCCAGTTTCTGTCCGCCATTCAGAACCTATTGGGAGCTGAGCAACATTGAGGAATTTCAAGATTTGGAGTAAGAGCAGAGTGGTTAAAAGCTTTTTAAAGCATAACAGAAATGCAGTAGAGAGACTTTAAATCCAGTCGAGTGACACAGCTTCTCAAAGCAGAACGCCCAGATAAACAGTTGTGTCACCAGGAGAGCGCAACAAAGAATTTTCAGCGTCTGTAACAGGTTCTAAATTGACGGGTTGATTTTAAGCCTTGATGACGCCACTCCCAGTTACAGTACCGGGAAAAGATACCTTAACATGGACAGAAAGAATATCAGCGACTTCATGCCAGTTTTAGACACAGGGATTACaactaaaaacacatttattcagtaCCAAGGTTTCAAatgtattatactgtatatactaTGCTGACACTGGCACTGAATGACTCAGACATTTAATGACTTCTGCTTGAAAGTAAATAAACCCCTGCTGGAAGAGGCGTACAAGACTCAGGGTTGTGTCTAAACAACACTCACTGGCAAAGAATAGGAGAGTGGAAACGAAAGCATTAATGCTGAACTACGCCTACtccataaatttaaaaaatgaaaacatagtggcaattaaaaaaaaaaatgcatgtgcatgtgactTACCTGAAATAAGTCAGGAGGTATGCAGaagtattttgaaaaaaagGGAGACTTGCAGCTCTACTGTAAGTATTTCAACAACTATAGTTTACTTTCATAGACATACAGCATGAAACCATACAGCATGAAACCATCTTTCAATACaagtaaaacaattaaaaatgaatccCTTTTGTATTCATTTGCACTGCACTCAGTTTGTTCCTGTCTCTCAGTTGGTTATTTGCCAAACACTtgaataaaggaaacacttaaAGGAAATACTTAACTACATGAGGGATACACATTATGCTCAAAGCAGGTGTTGTGAATCCATTTAAAGACTGACATCCCATGTTTAAGTCCATGAATCAAAAAACTAGGCTGGCCCAGCTGACTATTACTTTGACTGACTACCAGAGGAGTTCAGCTTGTTTATGTATCATTACGAACAGTGCTGTTGGCATTGAAGTCCAAGAGTAAGACATCAGCTGGTATCAGAAGCAGAGATGCAGGTAAAACAGATGAGTATCTCATCGACTCGGTTGTCTAAAGATGTCGGTCTGGGGCGTGAACAGGCAGCTTCACCTGAAGAGTCCGTTAGACTGCAGAGAGGGACGCTGTAGCCATACTGCAGTGCTTGACTTCCCTACCACACAAAGTAATATATGTCTGTGAGCAAAGTGGTTTACTAAGCTATGGAAAGTGGCAATGACTTTGATGACGCTCACTTGCAAGAGGTAACTCAAAAATTACAGTCTTAAATTCaatgtgtctgtgcttttgaattgaattgtaCTTAAGACAACAAATGTTAATTGGAGAATGtaggaaaaataaatgaattatgatATATAAATCTAGGAAAACATCGCTAGCTTATTTTCAATAAtaccaagaaaaacaacatgcaatgactgtgttttgttattgctGTATTGATTTACATGGTATTCTGCTTGAAATTCCATATACAGTGTATGTGGAATCCATCGTGTTCACTTCAGCACTAGCTAttctgcaagtgtgtgtgtgtgtgcgtgtgagagagagtttatctTAGAGGGATCTCTATcttaacaaaacattttgattttctttttaaattatcaTCTGCATTTAGAGCTTATCTTCTGGCTTGTGGTCTTAGGTTTAGGCTCTTCCTCAGGTCAGACTAAATACTTGGCAGGAACAAATGCAGTTGGACAGAGATTGGACCTGAGTGTTCTGGGCTTGGACAGGGCTCCAGTTTAAATTACATACCCCTACATGACTCTGCTGGAGGACGTATACAGCTTGGTTCAGACCCTGAATAAAGACAACGCTTCCAACAGCTTCATggctgcttgttttttgtttttctttcaaatagGGAAACTTAAAGTTGGAAGGTCTTGCTACTCTGCAGTTATTTTAGCAAATACATCTATTTAGCCCACCCCATTCATTGGCAGtttaatttgatcatttaatTTTAACGTGAACATGGAGAGATGTAGTTGTAGACAGATGCAGATGTAGAACTGGTGGGTATAGTAGAGGATGGAGAGTGAATGAGTCACTCATCCTCTGTGTTCACTGTCCATGACTATAACTCCATAAAGCAGTTCTTTAGTTGCAATATCAGAATGTACCACAAGGTGTCAGCAGATAATTTTGCCTTGGTAGTTTCCCTGTGAAGTGTAGCATATCTCAGGATGAAGTAGAGCACAGACTAAGACTTCAAACTGCATTTGGGTTGAAATTAGTCTTGATCAATAAAATAATGTTAAGTATGACAACATGCTGTATCTACCAAGCAAACCGAATCTGAGCTCATGTATCCTATCTTTCCATTCATGACAGTGAAATTTAAGGCTTTACTGTAAATCTTCATGCATAAATGCAGTGTTAATATAAGGAGAGAGTAAAAGATGACTTTTGTTTCAAAAAAGTTAACTTTGTTTTTAATCAACAACATCTATATGTACTACTTGTAATATacaatacaaaattatttttctatttttttagttttcttaaaaacacaaaactcagtacattttcatcatttaaaatgttattaaaatatgttttaatttatGGATATAAGTTTTATAACGTGTTCTGGCTAAAGAAAGAATGGGCTCATGTTCTCAGGCTGGGATGTCTGTCTTCTCATCATGTCTGGGGTATTCCTCCACCTCCATGGCCATTAGGAAATCTGTTTCACAAATACAACGATGAAAAACTTgaaagagaatttaaaaaatagacCATCAGCAGTcatagaatctctctctctctctctctctctctctctcattctcactctttgtctgtctctttctctatgtctctctctatgtctctctctctctctctgaagaacaTAGTCATAGTGATGTATGGTTTAAAACCTTTTCCATGCCCTCACCCTCAGTGTAGTCCATGTCAGGCCGAGAGGACAGAAACACCCAGGCAAGTCCAACCAGGAGAGCTACTACCAGGTTCACCACTATCCAGGGCTGCAGGATCTGATGCTCTGACCCTGGTGGCCTATAAAATATAGCACAGATGCTTAAAGACAAGAAGTAATGCCCAGCACAGGCTCTCAgacaatacaaataaaacacagttggATTTAAGACATGACAGGATCTGGGCCAGATTTATTCTTGGTTAAATCCTCTCTGTTGCATTATTTACAATCAGCCCCTTCATTCTCAGTGacatttcacttgttttttttgtttgtttttttttattaacatgcGTGTAGTTTCTCTAATAGAGCTGCAGTAAACTCACCAAAGCGTCTCGTTTGCAGTGGGATACAGGTTGATCCGGTCACTTGTCATCTGCTGACTGAGAGACAGGATCAGTGCAGCGAAGTACACTGAGAGGACGAGGGGTCAAGAGGTCACTCAGGTGCTGCTCAACACTTAAACCATATCTATTTCACCTTTCTCACATCTTATAGTCTCAGTTTACGGTACAGTGCTGAGATATTACATGGACTGTGGTAGACATAATTGACTAGTCCTGTATATGAGTAACAATATAAGTCATATATAAGTACTTTCATCTTACTGATGGTGTGAAAATGTGTAAGCTATGTTGATAAGACTGACATTCACTCACAAAAGGAGGCCAGAGCTGCTGGGTCGAGGGTCAGGAATCCTTGTAAAGCCATGGTGGCCTTGGCTAGATTCAccctgagagaggagcagggcacAGGACGGTAAGACAATCTCTCAAATAAATTGAATCGTTAAACTAAGTGCAAATCCACATTGCAGACAATAATATCTAAATGCATTGTTTGGATCCACAGAAGCTGCCAAATCggattaatgtttgtttatgtttatgtttgtgttcatcTTTAACTGTTCATGGTCCCAATATTCAGATACAGAATGCGTCTTTTTTCCCAATCTGATTAACCACTATGAACAAGATAATGCTGAGCACAATGATGTCACCCACTTCTTATGCATGCATCAAGTGCACCTCACACAGTTATTGACTATCATCACATTTCATAACCATCTCAACCACTTCATGACCACGTTAATGTTATATGAGACTAAgctacactcacagacactgacCTGTCAAAGGCAGACACAGTGCTGATGGCCAGCAGTAGGTAGAGCAGTGATTGGGCAGGATAGGCCAGTCTGTGATACTGTTGTAAGAGATTAGGCAGGGTTGTCAACTGCTCTCCtgccaacacatacacaacaataATATTCCACACGGCATACCCAGCCAGGAAACCATGAGAAAAGAGCCCGATGACCCTACAtgaacaaaccacacacacgcaaagaacATCAACAAACAGGAACTAATAACACTCCAGCATCTCATTTAAGATCATGCAGTAAAAGAGATGTTTTAAAGGCCATGCCAGGTTTACAAGTCGTCCTTATAAGATATAGATTTAAAGAACTTAATTCCTCTACAAATAGCATGAAGTCTTACAAACTTGTCAGTAAATGAATTAGCAGTAAAACTGGGGTGGCGGCAGGTTTTGTATGGTCTTGAGTTGAGTGGTAGTCACCTAAAGCCACTGTGCACCCTCATGGCAACATCTCTGGTGCTCCACATGGGTCTGACCTCCATGAACTCCTCTAACTGCTCCCCCTGGCGGCCCAGGTCCAGCCGCTCTGTCGCCTGGAACCTCCCTGTgttcagaaaacacattctgtcttgaatacacacactcccctttttAGACAGACGCATTTCACAACAAGTCACTGTCTAAAAACAAGCACTGATTACCCAGTGCTAGAACATAAACACTTATGAGCAGCTATTACAGGTACATTAAAGGGTCTCATGACAGTGCTTAACCATTAATGTCTAATACAGATTTATTATTGTTGTGTATAGCAGTCTGAGTTAGGACACCAATCACAATAAGGTTATTATACTGGGTGCTGTATCACTTCTGTTATAACACAGTCAGCAGATGTTGTCATAGCAAGAGTATCCAAACCAAACAATAAGCTGATGTTTAACGTGTCAGAGTGTTGCAATACTCACGAGATCTCTCCACAAACACTTTACTGAGAGGCTGGCTGTGTCCCAGTGGAGCAGAGAAGAGTGAACGCTGGGAGACTGGAGCATGCACATCTGTAATGATGTCATCCTCCTCCACACCCAGCTCATTGGGATTATGACTCTCTGTCATCTTTGACTTCCTGCTGAAAGAGGTATCCACTGTCTGTTAAAACGCTTATGTAATCAAAGGCTTTCGTCCTTCACCTTCGTCATCTATGAGCTGGGAGTGATGgtgttgtctctctgtggtgCAGACCTAGTCAATGCTGTCTCTGAAATAGGATCAAGGTTATGGCTCTGACCTCTTCCTTTTCGACTTCTTTGTGACCTCTTCTCCATCCGTCTGTTGCTCCAGCACATCTCCATTCACATGCTCTGGCTGCTCCCCCTCCAGATCTATAGGAGATTGATCATCAGTGGaaacaatataaacaacaacaaaaacaacaacaaaaacaacaacagctataAGTGTACTTGTTTTGTAAGCACCATCTTAACTTATTGGACAGTTGCCATTGTTTTCCCTCTAGGAAAACACTGATTCGAATATTGGTTTAATATCTTTTGTGTGCGAGATGACACAAAAAAgccataaataaatagattattATGAAACGATCTGATTTACCTGGGGTGTGtgccttctttttcttcttcctcttctgttgAGGAACGTCTGGAAGCTCTGGGGTCAGGGGTTCTTGGCTGTCCGACGACCTGCGGTTGGTCAGACCTTCCATCTCAATGACGGCTTCTGTCCCAGCTGTAGATAGCAACGTATAAACCAGTAAGCGAATGCTCAGTCGAGTCTTAAGGAGCTGAGAACCATGAGGGTGAAACTCAATTATTGGTATATTTAGttacaaatgaatatttaagGACTTGTAaccaaatatgaaaatatggaaACAGTCTGTCATGGACGGGGACTCGTGTATACTGCCAGTTTGTAATACTGAGGTGTGACAGTTCAGTGTATCAGGAGGTCTGGAGGGTTAGGGTGTTTTGTAAACCTCAGTAACAGTCATAACTGGGATGAATGTCCTTACCCTCCGGCTCCTCCACATCATTGAGCTCCTTTTTTACTTTCCTCCTCTTGGATTTGGCGGAAGGCATCTCGTCTACACAGACATCATCCAAAAACAGGAGTAATCATTGAACTAAAATGCTGCTTGTGACACCAGAATGGACAGAAAGTTTGCTGTCTACTGCAAATTCTGCACTATTTTAGCCAAATGGCAAATGTTACAGCAAAGCAACATGGAATGAGCGTGTGAAATATGTACATTAATGTATGAAAGACTTAAAATAGCGTGTGCTCAGCATTTAATAAAAGTGTGATgtctattattatttttgttgttgttgttgttgttgtttatttcttaGCTTAAATGTGAGATCAGTGTTGACATGTAACTTATGTAATGAGACATTCACTCTTACTTTTGTCACATTTAGCACCTTCAGCTAATACCTGGTCCTAATTAGATCAGATGTTTGTAATACTCAAGCAAAGTGAAAACCGTTAATAAGCAGGGTTTAGAGGTTTTAGGATAAGCCATTAAAAGCCAATTAATCTAAACTTTCTCAGTAAAAACCACTGTACTCAAAAAATAGTCACTAACTGTCATTTTTGTAAACCTtgttttcagaaacacagtCTGACCTCCAGTGTCTTGACTTGATTCCACACATCCAAAACCACAAGAGAACAGCATACAAGAGACAAGGTAAGAGGCAGAAAAACAGATATATCAAAGTTTTATCTAGTCACTCACataaaattcagattttttgtttgAGACAGCTCGGCTATGGTGAAATACTAGTGAACTAGTTATAATATTTATGCGCAATGTAATAGATGCAGAAGCTGTGCATGGCCTTCCATAAAAGGTTTTCCAATGAGATTAGAAGGTGAATGAGGTCCATGAGTGTCCTGAGTGCTTAAGTTGTCGCTTTTGTAGTACTCACGGTGAGTGTCGTTGAAAGAGAAGGTAAATCTAATTATGTGTCAAAGCAGTCTACGTCATTCCCATTAGACTGTCCTGTACAGAGCCTCCAGTTCCTTCTGAGTGTCTGACGTAACGCATGTCCCATGTCACTTCTGTGCTTTCATAACTTTCAGCTATCATCTCTCATTGGCAATTGATCCTTTGAGTAACACATTTGGTTGTGTCGCTAACTAATTACTGCAGAGGAAGTGAGTGTACAGCCAAATAGACAAAtcaatattacagttttttcttGGAGAAACTGACCTTGGCATAGGAGGTACTCCAcgctgaaagacaaaaaaatacatagagATAAAAAACAGCTGCCAGATGATATTTTGAGAACAGAAATGGCCAAGCTATAAACTACGTGGTATATAACATCCATCAGACGCAGTCAGGGGAAGTTACAGATTCATCACACAAATGCCCTGGGACCTCTTGGACATCCGGGACATCTG is a window of Chanos chanos chromosome 10, fChaCha1.1, whole genome shotgun sequence DNA encoding:
- the tmem237a gene encoding transmembrane protein 237A, translating into MGRKQARGVPPMPSQDTGDEMPSAKSKRRKVKKELNDVEEPEAGTEAVIEMEGLTNRRSSDSQEPLTPELPDVPQQKRKKKKKAHTPDLEGEQPEHVNGDVLEQQTDGEEVTKKSKRKRKSKMTESHNPNELGVEEDDIITDVHAPVSQRSLFSAPLGHSQPLSKVFVERSRRFQATERLDLGRQGEQLEEFMEVRPMWSTRDVAMRVHSGFRVIGLFSHGFLAGYAVWNIIVVYVLAGEQLTTLPNLLQQYHRLAYPAQSLLYLLLAISTVSAFDRVNLAKATMALQGFLTLDPAALASFLYFAALILSLSQQMTSDRINLYPTANETLWPPGSEHQILQPWIVVNLVVALLVGLAWVFLSSRPDMDYTEDFLMAMEVEEYPRHDEKTDIPA